The Larimichthys crocea isolate SSNF chromosome X, L_crocea_2.0, whole genome shotgun sequence genome segment GAAATTCCATTTAAAGAAGTTTGCGTCAGTAAAAAGACATACATCCAGTCTAAAACTGAGAAGGATATGTCAGGCATGTCATCACTTCTCAATACTGACTTAGATCAGTATCTCAAGGAAAGGCCAATGGAAATACAATGCCACCCACAAGAGGATTTAGTCCATGAGAGATACGAACAAGTTATAGTGACAAGTCGTAATTTGGAGGATAAGATAGGTGTAGAGGAAAATGAACCCATGCAGACTAACGAAGTTGAAGTCAGAGAATTGTCACCAATTTCTGTATTAGAGACACCATTCCAAGAAGTCCACATCGAGAGAAagacacagcaacaacagtcGAGTATAATTGAGCGGGATCTATCAGGCATGTTGGCGCTGCTCAGTTGTGACTTAGATCAACATTTAAAGAAAGAGGCAGTGGTGATTCAGTGCCAGCCAGAAGAGGAGGTAGTCCATGAAAGTTACAAAGAAGTTATTCTGACAAAAGACactaaaaaagaaactcttACATTCTCCCCTGAGCATAAGGAGGGGTCACCAGAAGACACAAATGTAGACATTGTGGACAGTTTGGAAGGTGGGTTGCAGATATGTTCCCATGAAGATGAAGGTCCCAAGAGTTTGTCACCAGAGGAGGATGAAGCTAAATTATCACCAAGTGCAGGATCACCTTTCAGTGACTCTATTGAAGGGCCAGATGACATTACAAAATCATTTGTGACAACGGATGACTCTAAAAATGATAGTAGGGATGCCAGTGTAATTGATGCGCAATCAGTTCTCAAAACACACGAATTTCTGCAACAACCAAGTAGTTCTATAACACTACAACGACCAGATGGTTTGAGGGATCTAAACGCTGTGGTTTTTGATGACCCGACTAAAGAGTCATGTCAACCAGACTCACTAGAGGCCAGTCCTATCAAGGAGGATAGATCTTCAAAGACATCCCCTGATTCAATTGAGCCAAGCCCTACCAGAGAATCCCCTTGTCCAGACTCTCTTGAGGTAAGCCCCACTCAATCAAAGGAACTTCCAGCCAAGACAGCTGTGTATGAGGATTATGCCTCCCAGCTGGAAGCATGTTTTGCTTATGACAAGAATATTTACAGAGATGAAAGTGATCATGATGAGCAAGAAAACAACTATGGGAGCATTCAAATGGATAAGGAATTCAAATATTCCTACTCAGCAGAGGAAGTAACTGATGGCAACAAGTGCTCAGACCTCAAAAAATCTGACAGTGAGAATCTCCACATACTCATCAGGCAAGACTCTCTCGACGCACTTGATAGTGACGATGATACCACAAATAAACAATTCACCCCAGAAGAGGAGATGTTCAAGATGGCTGCAAAGATCAAAACTTTTGACGAGATGGAACATGAGGCTAAAATTAAGAAAGACAAATCTTTAGATGCCACTGCACTGTCAGAAGCTGATGATTACAAAGATGATGAGCTAGAGCTAAAATGTGGCTCAGATATACACCCGTCCTCACAAGATACACTGCAGAGAATTTCTGAAACCTGTGCAACAGAAAGCACTCACACCCTCAGTGACGCAATAGATATTAGTTCAAGCATTAAGGAGAATGTAGAAATTGAGTCGCAACCAGAAATTGCTGAATCAGTTGATGATTCCTTATGTTTAACTGAAACTCACAGAGAAGGATCTGATGTGGAGAGTGAGGGCACTGCACCACTTTTAACAGAAAGAGAAGCTGAAATATACAAAGATAAAGATGCTGTAGAAGGATTCCCAGTTACTCATGCACATTTTTCCAGCTCTGTGACAGATGAACATTATCCAGATGATAACAAAGAAGTTGAGTCACCATTGACAGATGGTTCCGGTTCTGAACCTCAGACTATGGTGTGTACTGAAGAACTAGAAcatgtgtctctgcaggacgAAGCCTTCAATGCACAGGTTGAGCCTGAGGAACAGATCAATCGTTTTCCTGCAGAGGACAGGAACACACCTGAAAAAACACCTATTCGAACACCAGGTGATGAGAGAAGCCCTGATCCATTTCAGTTTCAAGAGGGGAAGCTATTTGAAATGACCAGAGGGGGAGCTATTGATATGACAAGAAGAACCtttgatgaagaagaggaaggataTGCATTTTTTCACATAGGGGACCATCCAGTTGATGAAGTTGTACCAGAAGAGACTGGGGAAGGTCAAGCAAAGTATTTAACTTCAGAGAATAGTGATTCTATTGCAGATACAACCCTTCAAGAGGTCCCACAGTCGTCTCTGGCACAGGATGCCAATGACATTATTCCCACTGCCAAACCGAGAACTCTCATCGAAGATAAGAGTGAGATCCCACTCTCTGAAGTGAACCTTGGAAGTTCAGTAGAGGTTCAGATTGGTTCCCCCAGTGCTTTGGAGAGACTAACCATTACTCAAAGTGAGGCTGGTGCCCTTGAAAGCCTTGGTCTGGACTATCTAGACTCTACCATAGCTGACCTTCAGTCAGACACAGTTGCCCATTCAGTGTACTTGGAGCAGGGTCATGAGTCTTCAGACTCCtctcctgatgatgatgatgaggaagaggaggatgaagaagatgacCAGTGCTCAGTCATAGAGATGTCCTCTTCAGCTGCACTGGATAGCATTCCAGCATATCATCGAGATTCACCCCCACCTTTGCCAATCAAACCAGGCAGCACAACTGAAGAGGAAATGGTCATGGAAGACTCACTGAAGTCTGACCTTGATCAGgttcaaacaaaagcagaaaaaggtGGATCGTTGGATCGTAGGACTAGATCTGAGGCTGATAGTGACACAAGTAAAACCTCAAATAAAGGCAGCAGGAGTTATTCTGACGGCAGTCAACCCACTGATGAATCCAACCTTTTCCCCTCCAAACCTCCTGTTATGACACAAGAAAAACCTCTAGCTCAGACAatccccttctcctcttctgaAATAGAAGAAATCCAACTCTCTACAGAGACATCTGTTAGATCTTCGTTGGATACTGATGATATAAGCAGCTCAAGTCACAGGAGTCCAGATTCTGTTATCTTTACATATGACATCCCAGCCTCACACAGTTCTGATTCTGATGGTAAGCTGTTGCCTGGTGTGCAACCATCTTCTGGGACAGAGGATGTATTTCAATCCAAGCCTGCCCAGGATGACACAGTGGAAACTGAGATGCAGAGAATCATCGATGACCAAACTCCAGGATGTACGCCAGGTATGGCCAGACCTACATGGGCTTTTGCTTTCCTATCTCTATCTCCTCGGCAACAAGaccccttttcctcttcctaAGAACACAGTGTCaccatttgtcattttgtgtttttgtctagTCCCATCTtgcattgtgttttcttgtctgtattgtgtgtgtggtatgtatgtatgtgtgtgtctctgtgtctgtgtatggtATGTATGTGTTGTGAGGTTTTGCATGTTGGTAAGTTACTTttccatctgtgtttgtgtttatgcaaTCTCAAGATTGAATGGCCATGTTGGTTAAAGAAGTACTAGCTTTAATAATTTAGATGTTCTCCTTAGCTATTGTATTGGTATTGATATCTGTACTACTAATACAGCTTTACTAATATTAGCATGCAGATCGCTTAATCAGCACATTAATGTCATTGCTTACactaatgattaaaaaacatgatgaacaaGTCAACTCCTCTTCAGAGTGACAAATCCAACCTTTATGTTATCATTCAT includes the following:
- the ank2a gene encoding ankyrin-2 isoform X2, whose protein sequence is MADDSVTNPIFTSSPSGKSFFGEGVSPIGIQMRDDDLSPESPKHEGMAVYSKTSVGIRTHRSSSGESEGPTVTHQMTNEMSTFSTSEVKYVISSQEEKLYDASQENTTINESKVFLPQTDAEVTEIKIEEPQFQEVHIERKTSTQESTAVKDMSGMVSLMNSDLDQYLQARPLASWTPEEDIAQEKFEQIIITKDKDKEILTFVTDENKGAMAGDTTQEIDHAPTEHSTTWGGEDVESEDEEETKETSVMNTDLDQFPETVKVKFDDVQEKFDISTSFTDESKDEVYTTQETDGAEVKHEVTRRGDETAMDFTESQATLTEELPMREEWVERTTSYQLPTKVKEMSGMLSLLSSDLDKYLEDRPVKSRTPEEDIIQERFEQVTVTKIRKSSNEEQTITICEKTQTVASADAEDKISGETHEQTDVVELKERTPSSVVEIPFKEVCVSKKTYIQSKTEKDMSGMSSLLNTDLDQYLKERPMEIQCHPQEDLVHERYEQVIVTSRNLEDKIGVEENEPMQTNEVEVRELSPISVLETPFQEVHIERKTQQQQSSIIERDLSGMLALLSCDLDQHLKKEAVVIQCQPEEEVVHESYKEVILTKDTKKETLTFSPEHKEGSPEDTNVDIVDSLEGGLQICSHEDEGPKSLSPEEDEAKLSPSAGSPFSDSIEGPDDITKSFVTTDDSKNDSRDASVIDAQSVLKTHEFLQQPSSSITLQRPDGLRDLNAVVFDDPTKESCQPDSLEASPIKEDRSSKTSPDSIEPSPTRESPCPDSLEVSPTQSKELPAKTAVYEDYASQLEACFAYDKNIYRDESDHDEQENNYGSIQMDKEFKYSYSAEEVTDGNKCSDLKKSDSENLHILIRQDSLDALDSDDDTTNKQFTPEEEMFKMAAKIKTFDEMEHEAKIKKDKSLDATALSEADDYKDDELELKCGSDIHPSSQDTLQRISETCATESTHTLSDAIDISSSIKENVEIESQPEIAESVDDSLCLTETHREGSDVESEGTAPLLTEREAEIYKDKDAVEGFPVTHAHFSSSVTDEHYPDDNKEVESPLTDGSGSEPQTMVCTEELEHVSLQDEAFNAQVEPEEQINRFPAEDRNTPEKTPIRTPGDERSPDPFQFQEGKLFEMTRGGAIDMTRRTFDEEEEGYAFFHIGDHPVDEVVPEETGEGQAKYLTSENSDSIADTTLQEVPQSSLAQDANDIIPTAKPRTLIEDKSEIPLSEVNLGSSVEVQIGSPSALERLTITQSEAGALESLGLDYLDSTIADLQSDTVAHSVYLEQGHESSDSSPDDDDEEEEDEEDDQCSVIEMSSSAALDSIPAYHRDSPPPLPIKPGSTTEEEMVMEDSLKSDLDQVQTKAEKGGSLDRRTRSEADSDTSKTSNKGSRSYSDGSQPTDESNLFPSKPPVMTQEKPLAQTIPFSSSEIEEIQLSTETSVRSSLDTDDISSSSHRSPDSVIFTYDIPASHSSDSDGKLLPGVQPSSGTEDVFQSKPAQDDTVETEMQRIIDDQTPGCTPVDWQDDADRKEETLAIIADLLGFSWTELARELEFSEDDIQLVRTENPNSLQEQSHALLQRWVEREGKHATENCLIKRLTKINRMDIVHLIETQMNKSVQEQTSRTYAEIEKTLDHSEVSVALSSVQEDAESPRVVRRVESDRRPPPAVSEEDLSVASLLDIPSWAEPIGHTHSESMHGDLLDELEIPHELNPNLWTSEDVITQEPTMYDNSDEQGDEMLDLPTQSVTEERYQDENGHIVVKKVTRKIIRKCVSADGVEHEQVSLEGAPQGSISTAEGDGYSKVVKRTVVKSEGDHAEVTFAEGFSASRQETTGSCKVSRVERTTVVEGERTMTHQGDPSLASDLPSAQDDFKQGPHA
- the ank2a gene encoding ankyrin-2 isoform X1; the encoded protein is MADDSVTNPIFTSSPSGKSFFGEGVSPIGIQMRDDDLSPESPKHEGMAVYSKTSVGIRTHRSSSGESEGPTVTHQMTNEMSTFSTSEVKYVISSQEEKLYDASQENTTINESKVFLPQTDAEVTEIKIEEPQFQEVHIERKTSTQESTAVKDMSGMVSLMNSDLDQYLQARPLASWTPEEDIAQEKFEQIIITKDKDKEILTFVTDENKGAMAGDTTQEIDHAPTEHSTTWGGEDVESEDEEETKETSVMNTDLDQFPETVKVKFDDVQEKFDISTSFTDESKDEVYTTQETDGAEVKHEVTRRGDETAMDFTESQATLTEELPMREEWVERTTSYQLPTKVKEMSGMLSLLSSDLDKYLEDRPVKSRTPEEDIIQERFEQVTVTKIRKSSNEEQTITICEKTQTVASADAEDKISGETHEQTDVVELKERTPSSVVEIPFKEVCVSKKTYIQSKTEKDMSGMSSLLNTDLDQYLKERPMEIQCHPQEDLVHERYEQVIVTSRNLEDKIGVEENEPMQTNEVEVRELSPISVLETPFQEVHIERKTQQQQSSIIERDLSGMLALLSCDLDQHLKKEAVVIQCQPEEEVVHESYKEVILTKDTKKETLTFSPEHKEGSPEDTNVDIVDSLEGGLQICSHEDEGPKSLSPEEDEAKLSPSAGSPFSDSIEGPDDITKSFVTTDDSKNDSRDASVIDAQSVLKTHEFLQQPSSSITLQRPDGLRDLNAVVFDDPTKESCQPDSLEASPIKEDRSSKTSPDSIEPSPTRESPCPDSLEVSPTQSKELPAKTAVYEDYASQLEACFAYDKNIYRDESDHDEQENNYGSIQMDKEFKYSYSAEEVTDGNKCSDLKKSDSENLHILIRQDSLDALDSDDDTTNKQFTPEEEMFKMAAKIKTFDEMEHEAKIKKDKSLDATALSEADDYKDDELELKCGSDIHPSSQDTLQRISETCATESTHTLSDAIDISSSIKENVEIESQPEIAESVDDSLCLTETHREGSDVESEGTAPLLTEREAEIYKDKDAVEGFPVTHAHFSSSVTDEHYPDDNKEVESPLTDGSGSEPQTMVCTEELEHVSLQDEAFNAQVEPEEQINRFPAEDRNTPEKTPIRTPGDERSPDPFQFQEGKLFEMTRGGAIDMTRRTFDEEEEGYAFFHIGDHPVDEVVPEETGEGQAKYLTSENSDSIADTTLQEVPQSSLAQDANDIIPTAKPRTLIEDKSEIPLSEVNLGSSVEVQIGSPSALERLTITQSEAGALESLGLDYLDSTIADLQSDTVAHSVYLEQGHESSDSSPDDDDEEEEDEEDDQCSVIEMSSSAALDSIPAYHRDSPPPLPIKPGSTTEEEMVMEDSLKSDLDQVQTKAEKGGSLDRRTRSEADSDTSKTSNKGSRSYSDGSQPTDESNLFPSKPPVMTQEKPLAQTIPFSSSEIEEIQLSTETSVRSSLDTDDISSSSHRSPDSVIFTYDIPASHSSDSDGKLLPGVQPSSGTEDVFQSKPAQDDTVETEMQRIIDDQTPGCTPVDWQDDADRKEETLAIIADLLGFSWTELARELEFSEDDIQLVRTENPNSLQEQSHALLQRWVEREGKHATENCLIKRLTKINRMDIVHLIETQMNKSVQEQTSRTYAEIEKTLDHSEVSVALSSVQEDAESPRVVRRVESDRRPPPAVSEEDLSVASLLDIPSWAEPIGHTHSESMHGDLLDELEIPHELNPNLWTSEDVITQEPTMYDNSDEQGDEMLDLPTQSVTEERYQDENGHIVVKKVTRKIIRKCVSADGVEHEQVSLEGAPQGSISTAEGDGYSKVVKRTVVKSEGDHAEVTFAEGFSASRQETTGSCKVSRVERTTVVEGERTMTHQGDPSLASDLPSAQDDFKQALGYISGSSRTELPHVVERETVKEDGTVVRRAHMRKGRTRRRTVVKGAGQRKQVLLEQVDDPRKGSKPHDLQQHLHQLFHRYYEEDEKEDDDEDEEEEEEEEEE